Proteins encoded by one window of Antechinus flavipes isolate AdamAnt ecotype Samford, QLD, Australia chromosome 4, AdamAnt_v2, whole genome shotgun sequence:
- the LOC127559213 gene encoding angio-associated migratory cell protein has protein sequence LIAEEEVWSFEVGDLEWMEWHPRAPVLLAGTADGNTWMWKVPSGDCKTFQGPNCPATCGRVLPDGRKAVVGYEDGTVRVWDLKQGSPVHVLKGAEGHQGPLTCVATNLDGSLILTGSVDCQAKLVNAATGKVVGVFRPDAVGPQPNPGEDEESESNSVESLGFCNVMPLAAVGYLDGTLAIYDLLTQSLRHRCQHQSGIVQLLWEEGAAVVYTCSLDGAVRLWDARTGRLLSDYRGHTAEILDFALSKDASLVVTTSGDHKAKVFCVQRPDR, from the coding sequence ctcattGCTGAGGAGGAGGTTTGGTCCTTTGAAGTGGGGGACCTGGAGTGGATGGAATGGCACCCTCGGGCGCCCGTGCTCCTGGCAGGCACAGCCGACGGGAACACCTGGATGTGGAAGGTCCCCAGCGGTGACTGCAAGACCTTCCAGGGCCCCAACTGCCCCGCCACCTGCGGCCGCGTCCTCCCTGATGGGAGGAAGGCCGTGGTCGGCTACGAGGATGGCACTGTCCGCGTCTGGGACCTGAAGCAGGGCAGCCCTGTCCACGTGCTCAAAGGAGCTGAAGGTCACCAGGGCCCCCTGACGTGTGTGGCCACCAACCTGGACGGGAGCCTGATCCTCACTGGCTCTGTGGACTGCCAGGCCAAGCTGGTCAATGCGGCCACCGGCAAGGTGGTGGGCGTCTTCAGACCGGACGCTGTGGGCCCACAGCCCAACCCCGGGGAGGACGAAGAAAGCGAATCCAACTCGGTGGAATCCCTGGGCTTTTGCAATGTGATGCCGCTGGCCGCCGTTGGCTACTTGGATGGGACCTTGGCCATCTACGACCTGTTGACGCAGAGCCTGAGACACCGGTGCCAGCACCAGTCGGGCATCGTGCAGCTGCTCTGGGAGGAGGGGGCGGCCGTGGTGTACACCTGCAGCCTCGACGGAGCCGTCCGGCTCTGGGACGCGCGCACGGGCCGCCTGCTCAGCGACTACCGGGGCCACACGGCTGAGATCCTTGACTTTGCCCTCAGCAAAGACGCCTCCCTGGTGGTGACCACGTCTGGAGACCACAAAGCCAAAGTGTTCTGCGTCCAGAGACCCGACCGTTAG